One genomic region from Solwaraspora sp. WMMD792 encodes:
- a CDS encoding DUF397 domain-containing protein, whose protein sequence is MDVSTAPRWHKSTHSDSTSCVEVAENLPGRVLVRDTKDRDGGTLTFAPAAWSAFLDLATADRTDAR, encoded by the coding sequence ATGGATGTAAGCACCGCGCCCCGGTGGCACAAGAGCACGCACAGCGACAGCACAAGCTGCGTGGAGGTCGCCGAGAACCTGCCTGGGCGGGTGCTGGTCCGGGACACCAAGGACCGCGACGGCGGCACCCTGACCTTCGCACCGGCCGCCTGGTCGGCCTTCCTCGACCTGGCGACGGCCGACCGGACGGACGCACGTTAG
- a CDS encoding SDR family NAD(P)-dependent oxidoreductase: MTEQRYAGKVALVTGAGSGIGRAVALRLAAEGATVVGCDVDTDGLDGTGKQLAAAGHTADLVTADVTVQADIDELVTRLPGDRIDLLANVAGVMDFFLPVTELDDATWDRVLAVNLTGPMRLTRAVLPLMKVAGKGAIVNIASIGGLTGSVAGSAYVASKHGLIGLTRSTAFLYGADGIRTNAVCPGGVETNIGRSAQPKVEWAYERLSKSFAGHVTRTAAPDEIATLVAWLGSDEAINVNGAVITSDGGWTS, encoded by the coding sequence ATGACCGAGCAGCGGTACGCGGGTAAGGTCGCGCTGGTCACCGGCGCCGGATCCGGCATCGGCCGGGCGGTGGCGCTGCGGCTGGCCGCAGAGGGAGCAACGGTGGTCGGCTGCGACGTCGACACCGACGGGCTGGACGGCACCGGCAAGCAGCTTGCCGCCGCCGGACACACCGCCGACCTGGTCACCGCAGACGTGACCGTACAGGCCGACATCGACGAACTGGTCACCCGGCTGCCCGGCGACCGGATCGACCTGCTGGCCAACGTGGCCGGCGTGATGGACTTCTTCCTGCCGGTGACCGAGCTGGACGACGCCACCTGGGACCGGGTGCTCGCGGTCAACCTGACCGGCCCGATGCGGCTGACCCGGGCCGTGCTCCCGCTGATGAAGGTGGCCGGCAAGGGAGCGATCGTCAACATCGCCTCGATCGGCGGGCTGACCGGTTCGGTCGCCGGATCCGCGTACGTGGCGTCCAAGCACGGCCTGATCGGCCTGACCCGTTCGACGGCGTTCCTGTACGGCGCGGACGGCATCCGGACCAACGCTGTCTGCCCCGGCGGAGTGGAGACGAACATCGGCCGCAGCGCCCAACCGAAGGTCGAATGGGCGTACGAGCGACTGTCGAAGTCCTTCGCCGGCCACGTGACCCGCACCGCCGCGCCGGACGAGATCGCGACCCTGGTCGCCTGGCTCGGCAGCGACGAGGCGATCAACGTCAACGGCGCCGTCATCACCTCGGACGGCGGCTGGACCAGCTGA
- a CDS encoding RluA family pseudouridine synthase encodes MNLWTELRAGAVLFEDDTALVLNKPPGVAVMGERHGTDLARLAEEAGEPVFPVHRIDKNTSGAILFAKQLRHHGDLTRQFNRRTVEKVYLAVVSAAAADADAARAPLPDVGVVDLPLSVGRKNRVRVAGNRADIGFDATTARWSLAAGAEFDHVKSYPSQSRITAVTAGSDGGTTGSGTAAADATHRLLAVAPLTGRRHQIRVHLAWIGHPIVGDPLFDRTAAASGVRTYLHAWRLGFDTTAGKRVDVTAPPDPDFWQPVSGGAPARTELDRAYQRLHGSG; translated from the coding sequence GTGAACCTGTGGACCGAACTTCGCGCCGGTGCCGTCCTGTTCGAGGACGACACCGCCCTGGTGCTGAACAAGCCGCCCGGTGTCGCGGTGATGGGCGAACGGCACGGCACTGACCTGGCCCGCCTCGCCGAGGAGGCCGGTGAGCCGGTCTTCCCGGTGCACCGCATCGACAAGAACACCTCCGGGGCGATCCTGTTCGCCAAACAGCTGCGCCACCACGGCGACCTGACCCGGCAGTTCAACCGCCGTACCGTGGAAAAGGTCTATCTGGCCGTGGTGTCGGCCGCCGCCGCCGATGCCGATGCCGCTCGCGCGCCGCTGCCTGACGTCGGCGTCGTCGACCTGCCGCTGAGCGTGGGCCGCAAGAACCGGGTCCGGGTCGCCGGCAACCGCGCCGACATCGGCTTCGACGCCACCACCGCGCGCTGGTCACTCGCCGCCGGGGCCGAGTTCGACCACGTCAAGAGCTATCCGTCACAGAGCCGGATCACCGCCGTCACCGCCGGGTCCGACGGGGGCACCACCGGATCCGGTACGGCGGCAGCCGACGCCACGCACCGGCTGCTCGCCGTCGCGCCGCTGACCGGCCGCCGGCATCAGATCCGGGTGCACCTGGCCTGGATCGGGCACCCGATCGTCGGTGACCCACTGTTCGACCGCACCGCCGCCGCCAGCGGGGTACGGACCTACCTGCACGCCTGGCGACTCGGCTTCGACACCACAGCCGGCAAGCGGGTCGACGTGACAGCGCCGCCGGACCCCGACTTCTGGCAGCCGGTGTCCGGCGGCGCACCTGCCCGGACCGAGCTGGACCGGGCGTACCAGCGGTTGCACGGGTCCGGCTGA
- a CDS encoding helix-turn-helix transcriptional regulator, with protein MSGSEYLVGELRRVREMLGLTQEAWGERIHFSTSHVGSIERGERPALPDYLGAVDRAFGTAFVKFYREFVVGEHAPVWYRPFIEQEGKATLIRVFQPLALPGLLQTEAYARAVLLAYGERGEAMDVALATRLGRKEILYRQPDSCQLVAVIDESVLHRRVGDPCVMHEQLTAIVAACEQPNIRVQVVPADAGAYPGLDGPFVIATVDGRSVGYLEGYLQGRVIENPDDATSLERTWESIRDYALSGPQSLELIMRTAERWM; from the coding sequence GTGAGCGGGAGCGAATATCTGGTAGGCGAACTGCGGCGCGTCCGTGAAATGCTCGGCCTCACCCAGGAAGCGTGGGGCGAACGCATCCACTTCTCGACGTCGCACGTCGGCTCGATAGAACGCGGCGAACGACCCGCGCTGCCCGACTATCTGGGTGCGGTGGACCGGGCATTCGGCACCGCCTTCGTGAAATTCTATCGCGAATTCGTCGTCGGCGAACACGCCCCGGTCTGGTACCGGCCGTTCATCGAGCAGGAGGGCAAGGCGACGCTCATCCGGGTCTTCCAACCCCTCGCGCTGCCCGGACTGCTGCAGACCGAGGCGTACGCCCGAGCGGTGCTGCTCGCGTACGGCGAGCGCGGCGAGGCGATGGACGTCGCGTTGGCTACCCGGCTCGGCCGTAAAGAGATCCTCTACCGGCAGCCCGACTCCTGCCAGCTCGTCGCGGTCATCGACGAGAGCGTCCTGCACCGGCGGGTCGGCGACCCGTGCGTGATGCACGAACAGTTGACGGCGATCGTCGCCGCCTGCGAGCAGCCGAACATCCGGGTCCAGGTGGTGCCGGCCGACGCCGGGGCGTACCCCGGGCTGGACGGACCGTTCGTCATCGCCACCGTCGACGGCAGATCCGTCGGCTACCTGGAGGGGTACCTGCAGGGCCGGGTGATCGAAAATCCGGACGACGCGACCAGCCTTGAACGCACCTGGGAGAGCATCCGCGACTACGCTCTATCTGGCCCGCAGAGCCTAGAACTGATCATGAGGACGGCTGAGAGATGGATGTAA
- a CDS encoding alpha/beta hydrolase → MTAYLSLDGGRIAYEVTGDGPLVVLAPGMGESRTAYRFVVPQLVAAGYRVAATDLRGTGESSVGWPAYSRTDIAGDLVALIRHLGGPAVLVGHSISGGAATIAAATAPELITAVVELAPFTRKQSISLGDLRVKRYRQGMTRLLGAGVFGSVRQWLRYLDVAFPGQRPADWAEQLARTEARLREPGRMKVLQKMGQSSPADAGAQLGNVRCPVLIIEGTLDPDWADPRAEGEAILAALPAGLGTVAMIDGAGHYPHTQFPDQVVALMLPFLAETAGAEGRS, encoded by the coding sequence ATGACCGCGTACCTGTCCCTCGACGGTGGGCGTATCGCCTACGAGGTCACCGGCGACGGCCCGCTCGTGGTCCTCGCGCCCGGCATGGGTGAGAGCCGTACGGCGTACCGGTTCGTCGTCCCGCAGCTGGTCGCAGCCGGCTACCGGGTCGCCGCCACAGACCTGCGGGGCACCGGCGAGTCCAGCGTCGGCTGGCCGGCGTACTCCCGTACCGACATCGCCGGTGACCTGGTCGCGCTGATCCGGCACCTGGGCGGTCCGGCCGTGCTGGTCGGGCACTCGATCTCCGGCGGGGCGGCCACCATCGCCGCCGCCACCGCACCCGAGCTGATCACCGCCGTGGTCGAGCTCGCGCCGTTCACCCGCAAACAGTCGATCAGCCTCGGTGACCTGCGCGTCAAGCGGTACCGGCAGGGCATGACCCGGCTGCTGGGCGCCGGCGTGTTCGGCAGCGTCAGGCAGTGGCTGCGCTACCTCGACGTCGCCTTCCCCGGGCAACGGCCCGCCGACTGGGCCGAGCAGCTGGCTAGGACCGAGGCCCGCCTGCGCGAGCCCGGCCGGATGAAGGTGCTGCAGAAGATGGGCCAGTCCAGCCCGGCCGACGCCGGTGCGCAGCTGGGCAACGTCCGCTGCCCCGTACTGATCATCGAAGGGACGCTGGACCCCGACTGGGCCGACCCGCGTGCCGAGGGCGAGGCGATCCTCGCGGCGCTGCCCGCCGGCCTGGGCACGGTGGCGATGATCGACGGAGCCGGGCACTACCCGCACACCCAGTTCCCCGACCAGGTGGTCGCGCTCATGCTCCCGTTCCTGGCCGAGACGGCCGGTGCCGAGGGCCGGTCCTGA
- a CDS encoding GNAT family N-acetyltransferase encodes MHIQVETSIPPELSEATWQLYTTAFDELRVTAVQRHVMDRSEFDQVLGDTRVLKYLGRDARSPDLLTALATFTNELESMPLISPDFFAHRWPDLYAQRRIWYIGFFAVHPQYRGSGIFESVIADMWRRVQDSDGVAALDICRRNDQIGLGRAIHQTLESLTEGARATRLDEQTFWLYELPPRP; translated from the coding sequence ATGCACATTCAGGTCGAAACGAGCATCCCACCCGAACTGTCCGAAGCGACCTGGCAGTTGTACACGACGGCGTTCGACGAACTCCGGGTCACCGCGGTCCAACGGCACGTGATGGACCGGTCCGAGTTCGACCAGGTGCTGGGCGACACCCGGGTGCTGAAATACCTGGGGCGGGATGCCCGGTCCCCCGATCTGCTGACCGCGCTCGCCACCTTCACCAACGAGCTGGAGTCGATGCCGCTGATCTCGCCGGACTTCTTCGCCCACCGCTGGCCGGATCTGTACGCGCAACGCCGAATCTGGTACATCGGCTTCTTCGCCGTCCATCCGCAGTACCGAGGCAGCGGCATCTTCGAGTCGGTGATCGCCGACATGTGGCGACGGGTGCAGGACAGCGACGGCGTCGCGGCGTTGGACATCTGCCGCCGCAACGACCAGATCGGCCTGGGCAGGGCCATCCATCAGACCTTGGAGTCGTTGACCGAGGGAGCGCGGGCGACCCGGCTGGACGAGCAGACGTTCTGGCTCTACGAGTTGCCGCCGCGCCCCTGA
- a CDS encoding helix-turn-helix transcriptional regulator, with product MANVNEFRHILRLRRTEKGLSQDALGSQVHVTGSQIGHYETGRSLPPDDLAVSLDRVLGTGDELRRLAEQARGEAVAPWMRPWKLNESRAVQLRWFEHSLIPGLLQTEAYAREVISAGTHTEVQIEEMTRERLERQTAALERVNPYPVPLTAIIGEAALRVGPSALMKDQLEHLVDIGHRQTVHVRVLPFSAGLHPGLAGAFVLATLPDGATAAYIDDQMAGRVCETADKLRHLVLAWEMLCARALPCDQSRDLILRVIDEHERAGVAHVHP from the coding sequence ATGGCGAACGTGAATGAATTTCGGCATATTCTGCGGTTGCGGCGGACCGAGAAAGGGTTGTCGCAGGACGCACTCGGCTCACAGGTGCACGTGACCGGATCGCAGATCGGCCACTACGAGACGGGCCGGTCGCTGCCGCCCGACGACCTGGCGGTCAGCCTGGACCGGGTGCTCGGCACCGGCGACGAGTTGCGCCGGTTGGCCGAGCAGGCGCGCGGCGAGGCCGTCGCTCCGTGGATGCGCCCGTGGAAGCTGAACGAGTCCCGGGCGGTGCAGCTGCGCTGGTTCGAGCACTCGCTCATCCCGGGGCTGCTGCAGACCGAGGCGTACGCCCGGGAGGTCATCTCCGCCGGCACGCACACCGAGGTGCAGATCGAGGAGATGACCCGGGAGCGGCTGGAGCGGCAGACGGCGGCGCTGGAGCGGGTGAACCCGTACCCGGTGCCGTTGACCGCGATCATCGGCGAGGCGGCGCTGCGGGTCGGTCCGTCGGCGCTGATGAAGGACCAGCTGGAGCATCTGGTCGACATCGGCCACCGGCAGACCGTGCACGTGCGCGTCCTGCCGTTCTCCGCCGGGCTGCATCCGGGACTGGCCGGTGCGTTCGTGTTGGCGACCCTGCCGGACGGCGCAACGGCGGCGTACATTGACGACCAGATGGCGGGGCGGGTCTGCGAGACCGCCGACAAGCTCCGGCATCTGGTGCTCGCCTGGGAGATGCTCTGTGCGCGGGCACTGCCCTGTGACCAGTCCCGTGACCTGATCCTGAGAGTGATCGATGAGCATGAGCGAGCCGGTGTGGCGCACGTCCACCCGTAG
- the hrpA gene encoding ATP-dependent RNA helicase HrpA → MNPPSPAPTPADLLKLLPELTFRDERRLQRRLDGVRKVRDPQARQAALDEIATAVASAQQAVQRRRDAVPRVSYPAGLPVSERAADIAAAIRDHQVVIVAGETGSGKTTQIPKICLELGRGVRGLIGHTQPRRLAARTVADRIADELGTTLGDVVGYKVRFTDQVGGQTLVKLMTDGILLAELQHDKMLRQYDTLIIDEAHERSLNIDFILGYLKQLLPRRPDLKVVITSATIDPQRFADHFSEPGRPPVPVVEVSGRTYPVEVRYRPLLRETADPDDPDATPGTVTLDQVDGIGAAVEELAGEGPGDILVFLSGEREIRDAADALGKLVADRPRLRDTEILPLYARLSAAEQHRIFQPHPGRRVVLATNVAETSLTVPGIKYVIDPGTARISRYSNRLKVQRLPIEPVSQASANQRKGRCGRTSDGICIRLYDEADFESRPEFTDPEILRTNLASVILQMTSIGLGDIAAFPFVEPPDRRQITDGVALLHELGAIEPPSPGLPPRLTQVGRRLAQLPVDPRLGRMVLAAEGNGCVDEVAVIAAALSIQDPRERPAEQKPQADQAHARFADPESDFVALLNLWRYLREQQRERSGSAFRRMCRAEFLNYLRVREWQDIHSQIRQVLRGMNVPVDRGGEPAAPTAVHQSLLAGLLSHVGVKDPAKPEYLGARGAKFAIFPGSALARRPPRWVMAAELVETSRLWARTVAKVEPEWVEALAGHLVKRSYSEPHWEKKQAAVMAYEKVTLYGVPLAAGRKVTFGRVDPALSRELFIRHALVEGDWHTPHRFFHDNRGLLDEIGELEERVRRRDIVVDDETLFEFYDQRLPAEVVSGRHFDSWWKKARRDRPDLLTFDRDMLVNQGKGRIDPADFPDEWHSDGMALPLTYRFEPGAGTDGVTVDVPLAMLNQVSDDSFDWHVPGLREELVVALIRSLPKQLRRNFVPVPDFARAVLAAITPGAEPLLEALGRELRRLTGVMVPHDAWDLAKVPPHLRVTFRVVDENDKPLAEGKDLAALRRELTTEVRKVVAAAAPDVERRGLREWTIGALPRSVEQDRVGYRVTAYPGLVDEGASVAVRVFDSAAVRDRSMWAGTRRLLLLTLPSPAKFVSGRLSNQDKLALSRNPYRNVVELLDDCAGAAVDLLMTQAGGPAWDADGFAALREQVRAGLVDVTVEIVSRVRQVLAAAYAVQQRLGRTTDLALVAALSDVREQLAALVYPGFVTATGYARLADLPRYLTAIERRLEKLPQNPRRDRDQQARIDTVRREYQQMLDGLPPARHNTEAARRIRWMIEELRVNVFAQALGTPYPVSEQRIYRAMDEAEQAE, encoded by the coding sequence ATGAACCCGCCCTCCCCTGCGCCAACCCCCGCTGACCTACTGAAACTCCTCCCCGAGTTGACTTTTCGCGACGAGCGGCGGCTGCAGCGGCGCCTCGACGGGGTGCGCAAGGTCCGCGATCCGCAGGCCCGGCAGGCGGCGCTGGACGAGATCGCGACAGCGGTCGCGTCGGCCCAGCAGGCGGTGCAGCGGCGGCGGGACGCGGTGCCGCGGGTCAGCTACCCCGCCGGGCTGCCGGTCAGCGAACGCGCCGCCGACATCGCGGCGGCGATCCGCGACCACCAGGTGGTGATCGTGGCCGGCGAGACCGGCTCGGGCAAGACCACCCAGATCCCGAAGATCTGCCTGGAGCTGGGTCGTGGCGTACGCGGGCTGATCGGGCACACCCAGCCGCGCCGGCTCGCTGCCCGTACCGTCGCCGACCGGATCGCCGACGAGCTCGGCACCACCCTCGGCGACGTGGTCGGCTACAAGGTCCGGTTCACCGACCAGGTCGGCGGCCAGACCCTGGTGAAGCTGATGACCGACGGCATTCTGCTGGCCGAGCTGCAGCACGACAAGATGCTGCGCCAGTACGACACGTTGATCATCGACGAGGCGCACGAACGCAGCCTGAACATCGATTTCATCCTCGGCTACCTCAAGCAGCTGCTGCCCCGCCGACCCGACCTGAAAGTGGTCATCACGTCGGCGACGATCGACCCGCAGCGCTTCGCCGACCATTTCAGCGAGCCGGGCCGGCCACCGGTGCCGGTGGTCGAGGTGTCCGGGCGTACCTATCCGGTGGAGGTGCGCTACCGGCCGCTGCTGCGCGAGACCGCCGACCCGGACGACCCCGACGCCACACCGGGCACCGTCACCCTCGACCAGGTCGACGGGATCGGCGCGGCGGTCGAGGAGCTGGCCGGCGAAGGCCCCGGGGACATCCTGGTCTTCCTCAGCGGTGAACGGGAGATCCGCGACGCCGCCGACGCGTTGGGCAAGCTGGTCGCCGACCGGCCCCGGCTGCGCGATACGGAGATTCTGCCGCTGTACGCCCGGCTGTCCGCCGCCGAGCAGCACCGGATCTTCCAGCCGCATCCGGGCCGGCGGGTGGTGCTGGCGACCAACGTCGCCGAGACGTCGCTGACCGTGCCGGGCATCAAGTACGTGATCGACCCGGGTACGGCGCGGATCTCCCGCTACAGCAACCGGCTCAAGGTGCAGCGGCTGCCGATCGAACCGGTGTCGCAGGCGTCGGCCAACCAGCGTAAGGGCCGCTGCGGGCGCACCTCCGACGGTATCTGCATCCGGCTGTACGACGAGGCCGACTTCGAGTCGAGACCGGAGTTCACCGACCCGGAGATCCTGCGGACCAACCTGGCCTCGGTGATCCTGCAGATGACGTCGATCGGGCTGGGCGACATCGCCGCGTTCCCGTTCGTCGAGCCGCCGGACCGCCGGCAGATCACCGACGGCGTCGCGCTGCTGCACGAGCTGGGCGCGATCGAGCCACCGTCGCCGGGTCTGCCGCCCCGGCTGACCCAGGTGGGTCGGCGGCTGGCGCAGCTGCCAGTGGATCCCCGGCTGGGCCGGATGGTCCTCGCGGCCGAGGGCAACGGCTGCGTCGACGAGGTCGCGGTGATCGCCGCCGCGCTGTCCATCCAGGACCCCCGGGAGCGGCCGGCGGAGCAGAAACCCCAGGCCGACCAGGCACACGCCCGGTTCGCCGATCCGGAGTCGGATTTCGTCGCACTGCTCAACCTGTGGCGCTACCTGCGTGAGCAGCAGCGGGAACGCTCCGGCAGCGCGTTCCGGCGGATGTGCCGGGCCGAGTTCCTCAACTACCTGCGGGTCCGCGAATGGCAGGACATCCACAGCCAGATCCGGCAGGTACTGCGCGGGATGAACGTACCGGTCGACCGGGGCGGTGAGCCGGCCGCGCCGACCGCCGTACACCAGTCACTGCTGGCCGGCCTGCTGTCGCACGTCGGGGTCAAGGACCCGGCCAAGCCGGAGTACCTGGGCGCCCGGGGAGCCAAGTTCGCGATCTTCCCCGGCTCGGCGCTGGCCCGCCGACCGCCCCGCTGGGTGATGGCCGCCGAACTGGTCGAGACGTCCCGGCTGTGGGCGCGCACGGTCGCCAAGGTCGAACCGGAGTGGGTCGAGGCGCTCGCCGGCCACCTGGTAAAACGCTCGTACAGCGAGCCGCACTGGGAGAAGAAACAGGCGGCGGTGATGGCCTACGAGAAGGTCACCCTGTACGGCGTACCGCTGGCCGCCGGGCGCAAGGTCACCTTCGGCCGGGTCGATCCGGCGCTGAGCCGGGAGCTGTTCATCCGGCATGCCCTCGTCGAGGGTGACTGGCACACGCCGCACCGGTTCTTCCACGACAACCGGGGGTTGCTCGACGAGATCGGCGAGCTGGAGGAACGGGTCCGCCGCCGGGACATCGTCGTCGACGACGAGACCCTGTTCGAGTTCTACGACCAGCGGCTGCCCGCCGAGGTGGTCTCCGGCCGGCACTTCGACAGCTGGTGGAAGAAGGCCCGCCGGGACCGGCCCGACCTGCTCACCTTCGACCGGGACATGCTGGTCAACCAGGGCAAGGGCCGCATCGACCCGGCGGACTTCCCCGACGAGTGGCACTCCGACGGGATGGCCCTGCCGCTGACGTACCGCTTCGAGCCCGGCGCCGGGACCGACGGGGTGACCGTCGACGTGCCGTTGGCGATGCTAAACCAGGTGTCCGACGACAGCTTCGACTGGCACGTACCCGGGCTGCGCGAGGAGCTGGTCGTGGCCCTGATCCGGTCGCTGCCGAAGCAGCTGCGCCGCAACTTCGTGCCGGTGCCGGACTTCGCCCGCGCGGTGCTGGCCGCCATCACCCCCGGCGCGGAGCCGCTGCTGGAGGCGCTGGGCCGGGAGCTGCGCCGGCTGACCGGGGTGATGGTGCCGCACGACGCCTGGGACCTGGCCAAGGTGCCGCCGCACCTGCGGGTCACCTTCCGGGTGGTCGACGAGAACGACAAGCCGCTGGCCGAGGGGAAGGACCTGGCCGCGCTGCGCCGCGAGCTGACCACCGAGGTACGCAAGGTGGTGGCGGCCGCCGCGCCGGACGTGGAGCGGCGCGGGCTGCGCGAGTGGACCATCGGCGCGCTGCCGCGCAGTGTCGAGCAGGACCGGGTCGGCTACCGGGTCACCGCGTACCCGGGTCTGGTCGACGAGGGGGCGAGCGTCGCGGTCCGGGTGTTCGACAGCGCCGCCGTGCGGGACCGGTCGATGTGGGCCGGCACCCGGCGGCTGCTGCTGCTCACCCTGCCGTCCCCGGCGAAGTTCGTCTCCGGCCGGTTGTCCAACCAGGACAAGCTGGCGTTGAGCCGCAACCCGTACCGCAACGTCGTCGAGCTGCTGGACGACTGCGCCGGGGCGGCGGTGGACCTGCTGATGACGCAGGCGGGCGGCCCGGCCTGGGACGCCGACGGTTTCGCCGCGCTGCGCGAGCAGGTTCGCGCCGGGCTGGTCGACGTCACGGTCGAGATCGTGTCCCGGGTACGCCAGGTGCTGGCGGCGGCGTACGCGGTGCAGCAGCGGCTCGGCCGTACCACCGATCTCGCGCTGGTGGCGGCGCTCAGCGACGTCCGCGAGCAGCTCGCCGCCCTGGTCTACCCGGGGTTCGTGACCGCCACCGGGTACGCCCGGCTGGCGGACCTGCCGCGCTATCTGACCGCGATCGAACGCCGGTTGGAGAAGCTGCCGCAGAATCCGCGCCGGGACCGCGACCAGCAGGCCAGGATCGACACGGTACGCCGGGAGTACCAGCAGATGCTCGACGGGTTGCCGCCGGCCCGGCACAACACCGAAGCCGCCCGGCGGATCCGCTGGATGATCGAGGAGTTGCGGGTGAACGTGTTCGCCCAGGCGCTGGGTACCCCGTACCCGGTGTCGGAGCAGCGGATCTACCGAGCGATGGACGAGGCCGAGCAGGCCGAGTGA
- a CDS encoding DUF397 domain-containing protein — MSMSEPVWRTSTRSSSNGGACVEVADNLPGRVLVRDSKDRAGGTLTFAPSAWSRFVASAKRPT, encoded by the coding sequence ATGAGCATGAGCGAGCCGGTGTGGCGCACGTCCACCCGTAGCAGCAGCAACGGCGGCGCCTGTGTCGAGGTCGCCGACAACCTGCCCGGCCGGGTCCTGGTCCGGGACAGCAAGGACCGCGCCGGCGGGACGTTGACCTTCGCCCCGTCGGCCTGGTCCCGCTTCGTCGCCTCGGCCAAGCGCCCCACCTAG